CTGCCTGCGCGCCAAGCCGCCCTTGTCGTTCTTCAAGAATTTCGTGGTCGAGAAGAGCGGCGAGCACAAGAACCGCCTGGACCTCAAGGCCAGGGGCATCATGCCTTTCGTGGACGTGGCCAGGCTGCTGGCATTGCGGCTTGGCTTGGTGGAGTGCAACACGCTGGCGCGGCTCGCCCTGGCCCGCGACGCCGGCCTGCTCTCGGGCGAGTTGCACGCCGAGGCGGCCGAAGCCTTCGAGTTCGTCTCCCAGATCCGCCTCGTGCATCAGCTCCGGCTCATGGAGCAGGGGCTTGCGCCCGACAACCACCTCGATCTCGACAACCTGACCGAGCTTGAGAAGCGCACCTTGAAGGAGGCTTTCGGCGTCATCGGCGAGTTGCAATCCTTCGTGCGCCAGGAATTTCACATCCAAGGCTGAGGGAGGAAAGACGGATGCTCTCGATCATGGACACCGCCGCCTGCGTGCTGCCGTTTCTGCGCAGGACGCCGAAGCATCCGCTCATGGCGGCCAACCGCGCCGCCTTCCAGAAGGTGGACCACGACCAGCGGCTGGACGAATGCGCCTTCACGGTCCTCGACGCCGAGATGACCGGACTCGATCCGTGCAGCGACGAGATCGTCTCGCTCGGCGCGGTCAGGCTCGAAGGACTGTCCATCGTCCCGGACAAGACGTTCTCGCGTCTGGTCAAGCCCGACGGCGACGTCTCCAAGACCTCGACCCTGATCCACCGCATCACCCCGTCGCAGGCCGCCAGAGCCGAGCCGCTCGACAAGGTGTTGCCCGAGTTCGTGGAGTTTCTGAACGGCACATTGATCGTGGGCCACAACGTGGGCCTGGACATGAGCTTTTTGAACCGGGCCTGCAGGCGGCTGTTCGGCGCGGAGCTTGCCAATCCCTGCCTGGATACAATGCGCATGGCCAAGATCCATCGCGAGGAGATGTGGGAGAACTATTATGACCGCTTCGATTTGAATGTCTCCTACAACCTTTCAGATCTGGCCAAGGAACACAGCCTGCCTCGCTTTCCAGCCCACGACGCCTTGGCCGACGCCATGCAAACAGCCTATCTCTTCATCTTTCTCGTGCGCAAACTGAAGGACGGAGGCATTGTGACCTTGCGCGATCTCTTCGACGCGGGACGATCCTGGCGCTGGTATTTCTGAAAGATCATCAGGGCGTCTCAACTTCCCCGCCTGGACCGGTTTTACGCGCTCGGAAGGGCCACAGGGCTTTTGACAGCGCATCGGGCAGGCGGTAGTTTCGAGCGTCTGGAAGTTTTCCGGGCGGCGATCGGGGGGCGATGAGGGGGAAAAAGGCGGATGTCATGTCTTGGCGCCGAAACGGCGATACGATGGACGCAGCCCACGAGCGGCTGATGCGCGATAACGCCGAATTGCGCGCACGGCTGAACTCGCTGACGGACGAACTCGCGGCGGCCAAGGCTCCGCGCCAGGGCGAGAGGGACGCCGAGGGCGGCATCATGGACCGGTTCCGGGCCACGCTGCGCGCCTCGGGCGACATGATGGCCTTCGTGGACCAGGACTACGTCTTTCAAGCCGTCAACGACGTCTATCTCAAGGCCTATGGCCGCTCCCGCGACGAGATCGTGGGGCGCACCATCGGCGAGCTTCTTGGCGAAGCGGCCTTCGACGACGTGGTCAAGGCCTGTCTGGACCGCTGCCTGCGCGGGGAGGAAGTCCACGACGAAGCCTGGTTCCGCCATCCCGCCTTCGGGCGCACTTACCGCGCCGTGACCTACCGCCCTGTATTGGAGGAGGATGGAAGCGTCGGCGGCTGCATCGTAACCTCACGCGACATCACGGAACGAAAACTTGCCTTGGACGCCCTGACCGAGTCCGAAAGGCGTTACCGCATGCTCTTCGAGCGCGGAGCGGAAGGCGTCATGCTCATGGACCGCGAGATGCGCATCCACGAGGCCAATCCTCGCGCCTTGGAGCTTTTGGCCTTCTCCTTCAGCGACCTTGTGGGCCGTCGCTACCACGACCTTTTGCATCCCGAGGACATACGCGCCGTGCCCGTGCGCCTGGACGCGGTGCTTTCGGGCGAGACCGTGCGCATCGAGCGACGGCTCAAGCGCGGCACCGGCGACTATATGCCCGCCGACGTCTCGGCCACGCTCATCGGCGAGAGCATCGTGCAACTCATGTTCGTGGACATGAGCGAGCGAAAGCGCATGGAGGACGCCTTGGTCCGGGCCCGCGCCGCGGCCGAGGAGGCCAGCCGCGTCAAATCGGATTTTCTGGCCCGCATCAGCCACGAGGTGCGCACGCCCATCGCGGGCATTCTGGCCATGACCGAGATGGCCGCGAAGACAACGGACGCCACGGAACGCGCCCGGTATTTCGAGATGTTGCGGCAGTCGGGCCGGGTGTTGCTCGAACTCGTGGACGACATCCTGGATCTTTCGAAGATCGAGGCGGGACGCCTGGAGCTCGCTCCCCGCGTCTTCGAGGTGCGCGACGCGATTCTGGAGCAGACCGCCCCATTCCAGCACTTGGCGCTCGAAAAGGGCCTTTCGCTGGCTGTGGAGATCGGCTGCGACGTGCCCGAATGGGGCCGGGCCGATCCCGCCCGTCTGGGGCAGATTGTACGCAACCTGCTCTCCAACGCGATCAAATTCACCGAGCATGGCGGCGTGACTGTGTCCGTGGACGCGCGCCCCGCATCGGAGGGACGCGGGCCGTTCGAGCCCATCGGCCACTGCGGCCACATCCTGCACGTGACCGTGCGCGATACCGGGATAGGCATCCCAGACGACAAGCAGCACCTGCTCTACAAGAGTTTTTCGCAGCTCGCCCCGGCGCTTTCGAGCGTGCGCGGCGGCACGGGCCTTGGCCTTGCCATCTCCAAGCAACTCGCCGAGAAGATGGGCGGCAACCTGTGGCTTGAAAGCCGTCGGGGAGAGGGCAGTGCGTTTCACTTCACCATCCTGCTCTGCCCGGCAGCGCGGCCGGATGATGCGGCCGCCTCGGCGGCGGCGCCAGTCCGCCTGGGCGATCTTCAGCCGCTTCGGATGCTCCTGGTGGAGGACAACGAACTGGTGCGGATCTATATGGAGGACATGCTCACGGAGGCCGGGCATTGTTGCGTGCTGGCCACGGACGGCGATCGGATGGCGGAGGCGTGCGCCTCGTGCGGCCTGCCGCCCAAGGACGGCAGCGGCAGTCTCTTCGACGTGGTGCTCATGGACGTCAACATGCCGGGCATGGACGGTCTGGCGGCCACGCGCCTGATCCGCGAGGCAGGTATTCCCGGCCTGTCGCGTGACATCCCGGTGATCGCGTTCACCGCCTACGCCATGCAGGGCGATCGCGACCGTTTTCTGGCCGCAGGCATGAACGCCCACCTGCCCAAGCCCGTGTCCTCCGGCGATCTCGCGCGCGTCCTGGCAGAGGTAATCGGGTGCGGGACAGGCATATCGTCCTGAGCGGACGCTTACGGGCCAAGAGGCGCCCGGACTTGTGGACAACCGTTTTCGTGCCTTGTATATGCTGGAGGAATGTGCGGCGCGCGCCGCCAACTCCGTTGTGAGCCTGACATGCCCGAAAGCGACTCCCTCCCCTGCCTGCTCGTCATCGACGCCGACGTCGATGCCTGCGCGACCGTCGCCGAGGTGCTGGACGGAGAATTCAGCGTCGTCTCCGCCCGCAGCGGAGCCTTGGGCATCGAGATGTTCCTCGCGCGCCGACCCGTGGCGGTCGTGGTGGACCTGCGGCTGCCGGACATCGACGGCCTTGATGTCCTTTCCGCGCTGAGCAAGGATTCCCCCGAGACGCCGCTCGTCGTCATCACGGACGAGGGTCACCGCCGCGACACTATAGAGGCGTTCCGGCGCGG
The genomic region above belongs to Alkalidesulfovibrio alkalitolerans DSM 16529 and contains:
- a CDS encoding 3'-5' exonuclease, which codes for MLSIMDTAACVLPFLRRTPKHPLMAANRAAFQKVDHDQRLDECAFTVLDAEMTGLDPCSDEIVSLGAVRLEGLSIVPDKTFSRLVKPDGDVSKTSTLIHRITPSQAARAEPLDKVLPEFVEFLNGTLIVGHNVGLDMSFLNRACRRLFGAELANPCLDTMRMAKIHREEMWENYYDRFDLNVSYNLSDLAKEHSLPRFPAHDALADAMQTAYLFIFLVRKLKDGGIVTLRDLFDAGRSWRWYF
- a CDS encoding PAS domain S-box protein; the protein is MDAAHERLMRDNAELRARLNSLTDELAAAKAPRQGERDAEGGIMDRFRATLRASGDMMAFVDQDYVFQAVNDVYLKAYGRSRDEIVGRTIGELLGEAAFDDVVKACLDRCLRGEEVHDEAWFRHPAFGRTYRAVTYRPVLEEDGSVGGCIVTSRDITERKLALDALTESERRYRMLFERGAEGVMLMDREMRIHEANPRALELLAFSFSDLVGRRYHDLLHPEDIRAVPVRLDAVLSGETVRIERRLKRGTGDYMPADVSATLIGESIVQLMFVDMSERKRMEDALVRARAAAEEASRVKSDFLARISHEVRTPIAGILAMTEMAAKTTDATERARYFEMLRQSGRVLLELVDDILDLSKIEAGRLELAPRVFEVRDAILEQTAPFQHLALEKGLSLAVEIGCDVPEWGRADPARLGQIVRNLLSNAIKFTEHGGVTVSVDARPASEGRGPFEPIGHCGHILHVTVRDTGIGIPDDKQHLLYKSFSQLAPALSSVRGGTGLGLAISKQLAEKMGGNLWLESRRGEGSAFHFTILLCPAARPDDAAASAAAPVRLGDLQPLRMLLVEDNELVRIYMEDMLTEAGHCCVLATDGDRMAEACASCGLPPKDGSGSLFDVVLMDVNMPGMDGLAATRLIREAGIPGLSRDIPVIAFTAYAMQGDRDRFLAAGMNAHLPKPVSSGDLARVLAEVIGCGTGISS